A window of Cryptomeria japonica chromosome 3, Sugi_1.0, whole genome shotgun sequence contains these coding sequences:
- the LOC131070271 gene encoding extradiol ring-cleavage dioxygenase, whose amino-acid sequence MQMPMMNTYFISHGSPTLAIEDLPARHFLLNWDKVLQQKPKAILVISGHWDTSVPTVNTVSRNSTIYDFYGFPQEMYELQYNAPGAPDLAKRVKELLINSGFKTVKEDAKRGLDHGAWVPLSLMYPNADIPVCQLSVQSKQSGEHHYKMGQALAPLKSEGVLIMGSGSATHNLRALAFNGKGPASWAQAFDNWLTESLVNGRHDEVNHFEEKAPCARMAHPYPDHFFPLHVALGAAGERAKAELIHNSWSHGTLSYSSYAFSTVQ is encoded by the exons ATGCAAATGCCAATGATGAATACATACTTCATTTCCCATGGATCACCCACTTTAGCCATAGAAGACCTTCCTGCAAGGCATTTTCTGCTGAATTGGGACAAAGTTTTACAACAGAAGCCTAAAGCTATATTGGTCATCTCTGGTCATTGGGATACTTCAGTTCCCACTGTCAATACTGTGAGCAGAAATAGCACAATTTATGATTTCTATGGCTTCCCTCAAGAAATGTATGAG CTTCAATACAATGCACCTGGAGCTCCTGATCTGGCAAAAAGAGTCAAAGAGTTGCTGATTAATTCAGGATTCAAGACTGTTAAAGAGGATGCGAAGAGAGGGCTAGATCATGGCGCCTGGGTACCCCTTTCTTTAATGTACCCCAATGCCGATATACCTGTTTGTCAGCTTTCTGTCCAGTCAAAACAAAGTGGTGAGCACCACTACAAGATGGGGCAGGCCTTGGCACCATTGAAATCAGAGGGTGTCTTGATTATGGGGTCTGGCAGTGCCACTCACAACCTCAGAGCTTTGGCTTTTAATGGTAAGGGGCCGGCTTCCTGGGCTCAAGCATTTGACAACTGGCTCACCGAATCTCTAGTCAATGGCAG GCACGATGAAGTTAATCATTTTGAAGAGAAAGCACCTTGTGCAAGAATGGCCCATCCATACCCAGACCACTTCTTTCCATTGCATGTTGCCCTTGGAGCAGCTGGTGAGCGGGCTAAAGCTGAACTTATCCACAATAGCTGGAGCCATGGCACACTTTCCTATTCATCATATGCTTTCTCTACCGTACAGTAA